One part of the Polyangiaceae bacterium genome encodes these proteins:
- a CDS encoding response regulator encodes MLLIEDEEMLRSSMSRGIAKLSGVEVDDAGSLEEALTLIDRCPPDVIVSDIDLPRRSGLELLGELGQRRLQIPVIYASGYLTAYRSQIPQHADVDVMEKPVSLEELRSAIERRLSQSRSSMEIAPFSVPDYLQLACMGRHSVVVDVERAGQRLGEIVVWKGDVVSARDDSGVGDAALRRLAFMKGSGVRCRTLLERPTEQNLEGNWEWLLMEAARQADELGETADEWQPEQHSGVLRAGTPVDELDSLEPQAFEAEVPVEPELSPVEQAFNEAWDRGIEALLAKRYTVALLAFQEAGELNPEDPKVRANLKRLSDMGIVEPPAD; translated from the coding sequence GTGTTACTAATCGAGGACGAGGAGATGCTGCGCTCTTCGATGTCGCGCGGAATCGCCAAGCTGTCCGGTGTCGAAGTGGACGACGCCGGGTCGCTGGAAGAGGCGCTAACGCTCATCGACCGTTGCCCACCGGACGTCATCGTTTCCGATATCGACCTCCCGAGGAGGAGTGGGCTCGAGCTACTCGGGGAGCTGGGCCAGCGCCGCCTGCAGATCCCCGTGATCTACGCTTCGGGCTACCTCACCGCTTACCGCTCACAGATCCCTCAACACGCTGACGTTGACGTGATGGAGAAGCCCGTGAGCTTGGAGGAGCTGCGTTCGGCGATCGAGCGGCGGCTGAGCCAGAGCCGAAGCTCGATGGAGATCGCTCCCTTCTCCGTTCCTGACTACCTCCAACTGGCCTGCATGGGGCGGCACTCGGTGGTCGTGGACGTGGAGCGCGCCGGGCAACGCCTGGGAGAGATCGTCGTTTGGAAGGGAGACGTCGTTTCCGCGAGGGATGATTCAGGGGTGGGTGACGCAGCGCTACGCCGGCTGGCTTTCATGAAAGGCAGTGGCGTGCGTTGCCGAACGTTGCTCGAACGTCCGACGGAGCAGAACCTCGAAGGAAACTGGGAGTGGCTGCTCATGGAGGCCGCGCGTCAGGCGGATGAGCTCGGAGAGACCGCTGATGAATGGCAACCCGAGCAGCACTCTGGGGTGCTCCGTGCCGGGACCCCGGTGGACGAACTGGACTCTCTGGAGCCGCAGGCGTTCGAAGCAGAGGTCCCCGTGGAGCCAGAGCTCAGCCCGGTAGAGCAAGCCTTCAACGAGGCTTGGGACCGAGGTATCGAGGCCTTGCTTGCGAAGCGCTACACGGTCGCTCTGTTGGCTTTTCAAGAGGCCGGGGAGTTGAACCCGGAGGACCCAAAGGTGCGGGCCAACCTGAAGCGCTTGA